In the genome of Yersinia enterocolitica, the window ATCTGAACGCGGTATTGGCATGGTGTTTCAGTCATATGCACTTTATCCCCATCTGTCGGTAGCAGAGAACATGTCGTTCGGTCTGAAATTGGCGGGTGCGAAGAAAGCCGAAATTAACCAACGGGTGAATCAGGTAGCCGAAGTGCTGCAACTGGCTCACCTGCTGGACCGGCGGCCAAAAGCGCTATCCGGTGGTCAACGCCAGCGTGTGGCAATTGGCCGGACACTGGTCGCTGAGCCGGATGTATTCCTGCTCGATGAACCCCTGTCCAACCTAGATGCGGCACTGCGGGTGCAGATGCGCATTGAGATCTCGCGCCTCCACAAGCGCCTGCAACGCACCATGATTTACGTCACCCATGACCAAGTGGAAGCGATGACGCTGGCAGACAAGATTGTGGTGCTGGATGCCGGCAATGTTGCGCAGGTCGGCAAGCCGCTGGAGCTGTATCACTACCCAGCTAATCGCTTTGTCGCGGGCTTTATTGGCTCGCCAAAAATGAATTTTTTACCGGTTAAAGTGACCGCCGTTGAACCTCGTCAGGTACAGATTGAACTGCCAAATCCAAATGGCCAGTTAGTGTGGCTGCCGGTGGAAGGTACTCAGGTTCAGGTCGGTGCAAATATGTCTTTGGGTATTCGCCCGGAACATCTGCTGCCAAGCAGTGCCTCTGAAGTCACGCTGGAAGGTGAGATTCAGGTGGTAGAGCAACTGGGTAATGAAACTCAAATTCACATCCAAATCCCGGCAATACGTCAGAACCTGGTCTACCGCCAGAACGACGTGGTGCTGGTAGAAGAAGGTGCAACATTCGCTATTGGCCTGCCGCCGCAACGCTGTCATCTGTTCCGTGAGGACGGCACTGCGTGTAAGCGGTTGTACCAGGAACTGGGCGTCTAGCCAAAGCAGAATGTAAAGCACGCATGCCGACAGGCAAATATAACAGGAGATTACTGATGACTACTCTGCGCAAGTTACCGATAGCACTGGCTGTTGCCGCTGGTGTTCTTTCTACTCAAGCTATGGCTGTTGATTTCCACGGGTATGCACGTTCCGGTATCGGTTGGACAGGAAGCGGTGGCGAACAGCAATGTTTCAAAGCCACTGGCGCCCAAAGTAAATACCGTCTGGGTAACGAGTGTGAAACGTATGCGGAAATTAAATTAGGCCAGGAATTGTGGAAAGAAGGCGACAAGAGCTTCTACTTCGATACCAACGTGGCGTATTCCGTTTCACAACAGAATGACTGGGAGTCAACATCTCCTGCATTCCGTGAGGCTAACGTGCAGGGTAAAAACCTGATCGAATGGTTACCGGGTTCCACCATGTGGGCCGGTAAACGCTTCTATCAACGTCATGACGTCCATATGATTGACTTCTACTACTGGGATATCTCAGGTCCAGGTGCAGGTGTAGAAGCTATTGATCTGGGCTTCGGTAAGTTATCTCTGGCAGCAACCCGTAACTCAGAAGCGGGTGGTTCAAGTGCCTGGATCGATAATGCCCGTAAAGATGCTGACCACACTGCTAATGATGTGTTCGATGTGCGTTTAGCCGGTTTAGAAACTAACCCAGGCGGCACTTTGGAGTTTGGTGTGGATTATGGCCGCGCCAATACTCAGGACGACTACGCGTTAGCTCCTGATGCCTCTAAAGATGGTGTCATGCTGACGGTTGAACATACCCAAAGCATGATGGGTGGCTTTAACAAGTTCGTGGTGCAATACGCAACAGATTCAATGACATCATCACAATCAGGTCACTCTGAAGGTGCAAACGTTAATAACAACGGTAACAGATTACGTGTTATCGACCACGGTGCCATCAACCTGGCTGAGAAGTGGGACATGATGTACGTCGCGTTGTATCAGGACACTGACTGGGACAACCAAAACGGCACCACTTGGTACAGCGTGGGGGTGCGTCCGATGTACAAATGGACCCCAATCATGAGTACCTTGCTGGAAGCGGGCTACGACAATGTTAAGTCACAACGTACCGGTGACCGTAACGGCCAGTACAAACTGACTCTGGCACAACAGTGGCAGGCAGGCGATAGCATCTGGTCACGCCCGGCAATTCGTGTCTTCGCAACTTATGCCAACTGGGATGAGAAGTGGGGCTATAACGATGTCAGCGGTAGCGCGGACAACGGTCTGGCACAAAACGGGACTATCGGTACTGATAGCCGCGGTAAGAGCAACGAAGTCACCTTTGGTGCGCAATTCGAAGCTTGGTGGTAACAGCATGATGCAGCCGCCCTTTGGGGCGGCTGTTTGATTGTTTAAACAAGAAAAGTGAGATGCCCTAAATAATTCGAGTTGCAGCCAACGCCCATGCAGCTTGAAGTATGACGGGGATTTGGTTAACTCTGCCGACCTTGCCTGTGCACAGTTAGCGCTGACGCTCAATGTATGAGGGTAATAACAATGAAAAAGAATCTACTGTCACTTTGTCTGGCATTGGCTTTAGGGGTTACAGCACCTCTGGCGGTGCAAGCAGAGTCAACTATTTCTCCGGCGAATGTTTCTATCGCGCCGACGATCAGTACCGCCACCTTACAGCAGTTACCATGGCAGCCATTAGTGCCACCGACTACGCAGGACATCAAACTGACTGCGGCGAGTCCACAAATCTCTCAAGGGAATATTGAAGGGGCTGTTGCCGCTTTTGCTTTACCCGCCGATCGTGGATCGATGGAGATTACACTTAGCAGTTTAGTGACTGATAATCAGCTCTTTTCCCCTAGCGTTTTAGTGCTGGACGAGCAAATGCGCCCAGCGGCTTACTATCCATCCAGCTATTTCACTTATGAAAAAGCGGGCATTATGACCAGTGATCGTCTGCAAGGGGTGAT includes:
- a CDS encoding maltose/maltodextrin ABC transporter ATP-binding protein MalK codes for the protein MANVTLSGVYKAFGEAVISRDINLEIDDGEFVVFVGPSGCGKSTLLRMIAGLEDITSGELLIGGKRMNEVPPSERGIGMVFQSYALYPHLSVAENMSFGLKLAGAKKAEINQRVNQVAEVLQLAHLLDRRPKALSGGQRQRVAIGRTLVAEPDVFLLDEPLSNLDAALRVQMRIEISRLHKRLQRTMIYVTHDQVEAMTLADKIVVLDAGNVAQVGKPLELYHYPANRFVAGFIGSPKMNFLPVKVTAVEPRQVQIELPNPNGQLVWLPVEGTQVQVGANMSLGIRPEHLLPSSASEVTLEGEIQVVEQLGNETQIHIQIPAIRQNLVYRQNDVVLVEEGATFAIGLPPQRCHLFREDGTACKRLYQELGV
- the lamB gene encoding maltoporin LamB (porin involved in the transport of maltose and maltodextrins), whose amino-acid sequence is MTTLRKLPIALAVAAGVLSTQAMAVDFHGYARSGIGWTGSGGEQQCFKATGAQSKYRLGNECETYAEIKLGQELWKEGDKSFYFDTNVAYSVSQQNDWESTSPAFREANVQGKNLIEWLPGSTMWAGKRFYQRHDVHMIDFYYWDISGPGAGVEAIDLGFGKLSLAATRNSEAGGSSAWIDNARKDADHTANDVFDVRLAGLETNPGGTLEFGVDYGRANTQDDYALAPDASKDGVMLTVEHTQSMMGGFNKFVVQYATDSMTSSQSGHSEGANVNNNGNRLRVIDHGAINLAEKWDMMYVALYQDTDWDNQNGTTWYSVGVRPMYKWTPIMSTLLEAGYDNVKSQRTGDRNGQYKLTLAQQWQAGDSIWSRPAIRVFATYANWDEKWGYNDVSGSADNGLAQNGTIGTDSRGKSNEVTFGAQFEAWW